A single Spirochaetae bacterium HGW-Spirochaetae-1 DNA region contains:
- a CDS encoding galactokinase, translating into MQINRELEFEEFRAVFDGKEPREIFFSPGRVNIIGEHLDYNGGYVFPAAISLGITAFVRFRDDAVVCMRSRGFDQEVSFSLDDELFFDEKIMWGNYPRGVFRYLREAGYGLRGCDILFSSTLPGGSGLSSSAAMEVLAGYIMIHDTVKTEADRIELALLCQRVENEFIGVQCGIMDQFAVAVGRRDHCMLLNAGTMEYRHVPLRLEEYVLIIMNSNKPRALADSKYNERRGECDRALEFIQRGKKIDVLAAAETGDLEAIPDEMVRRRARHVVTENGRVLESVMLLEENRIDEFGALLTASHRSLRHDYEVTGRELDALVDGALGAEGCIGARMTGAGFGGCAIALVRKGSEAKFAGQVGDSYHRETGITAGFYAAEIVDGVIKVR; encoded by the coding sequence ATGCAGATAAACAGGGAATTGGAATTTGAAGAGTTCAGAGCGGTTTTTGATGGAAAGGAACCACGGGAAATATTTTTTTCACCGGGACGGGTGAACATAATCGGTGAGCATCTGGACTACAATGGCGGATATGTCTTTCCTGCCGCCATATCCCTGGGAATCACCGCCTTTGTCCGTTTCAGGGATGATGCGGTGGTCTGCATGAGATCCCGGGGCTTTGATCAGGAGGTGTCTTTTTCTCTCGATGATGAACTGTTCTTCGATGAAAAAATAATGTGGGGCAATTATCCACGTGGCGTATTCAGATATCTCCGGGAAGCGGGATACGGTCTCAGGGGCTGTGATATTCTCTTCAGCAGCACGCTTCCGGGCGGATCGGGACTTTCGTCTTCGGCAGCCATGGAGGTCCTGGCCGGTTATATAATGATACACGACACCGTGAAGACCGAGGCTGACAGGATAGAACTGGCTCTCCTCTGTCAGCGCGTGGAAAACGAATTTATCGGGGTACAGTGCGGGATAATGGACCAGTTTGCCGTGGCCGTGGGAAGAAGGGATCATTGCATGCTCCTCAATGCCGGGACCATGGAGTACCGGCATGTGCCGCTGCGGCTGGAGGAATACGTGCTCATAATCATGAACAGCAACAAACCCCGGGCCCTGGCCGATTCAAAGTATAATGAGCGCCGCGGGGAATGCGACCGGGCCCTGGAATTCATACAACGGGGTAAAAAGATCGATGTACTCGCCGCGGCGGAAACCGGGGACCTTGAGGCCATTCCCGATGAAATGGTCCGGAGAAGGGCCCGACATGTGGTTACGGAGAACGGCCGCGTGCTGGAATCGGTGATGTTGCTGGAGGAAAACCGTATAGATGAATTCGGGGCTCTTCTCACGGCGTCGCACCGGTCCCTGCGGCATGATTACGAGGTAACCGGCCGGGAACTGGACGCCCTGGTGGATGGGGCGCTCGGGGCCGAGGGATGTATCGGGGCAAGGATGACGGGAGCGGGATTCGGCGGCTGCGCCATAGCCCTGGTGAGGAAGGGAAGCGAGGCAAAGTTTGCCGGCCAGGTTGGCGACTCATATCACCGGGAGACGGGTATTACCGCCGGTTTTTATGCCGCGGAAATCGTTGATGGTGTCATAAAGGTACGGTAG
- a CDS encoding alpha-galactosidase, whose amino-acid sequence MELKKGYLNYDYMGSRHIIAFKLGEQTSGSGIKIKADIKKMKKTSFVSVVLEAETEIVINELHLEGVYSFTGASAVFCNGYQSWTDSREFSPAERMPDLAAPAKWLGLKYYGDYTFAGYPGEKGLLHSYTYCYVREGDELSFAGSLNENRGFTVFDIDAGRGTILIKKDCSGRAVTGQYHAFSLFMARGKEEKVFNGYFDAMKIHGDKAPLCTGWTSWYNYYTGITEKIILDNLNACSTAKIPMDIFQIDDGYQKAVGDWLDIKDSFPRGMGHIARSIQDRGYRAGLWLAPFICERKSLIFREKRHWVLRDAKGRPVVAGFNPGWSYYFYALDIYHEEVRDYLRRVFDTVFNAWGYDMVKLDFLYAAALCPPRDKSRGEVMHDGMKFLRECAGEKLILGCGVPLGSSFGLVDYCRIGSDVALKWEDALLKGIHYRERVSTINSLVSTIGRRHLNENVFLNDPDVFILRGLNNRLASEEKYTLFVLNNLFGGLLFTSDNVGEYNEEEMNRYRSMFPFKKKKMKNVDVSDSLLRAEFSIDENEYIVLSNLSDEERLAWLPGGIYFTARDAREDGDFLEGDVDILLDPHTTHCYKKVRNGDYTVAGTTCHIFPGSEVKGLKAGRRGVAVEMDGRFCNKGNAYITVPAEGEYTVNGAAYRSFPVAGNLFMVKVPVQGY is encoded by the coding sequence ATGGAATTGAAAAAAGGATATCTTAACTATGATTACATGGGCAGCAGGCATATCATTGCCTTTAAGCTGGGTGAGCAAACCAGCGGGTCAGGCATAAAAATAAAGGCGGATATAAAGAAGATGAAAAAAACGTCTTTTGTTTCGGTCGTGCTTGAAGCGGAGACGGAGATTGTCATCAATGAACTTCACCTTGAAGGGGTGTATTCTTTTACCGGTGCTAGCGCCGTGTTCTGCAACGGGTACCAGTCATGGACGGATAGCAGGGAATTTTCCCCTGCGGAACGGATGCCCGACCTTGCCGCACCGGCAAAATGGCTCGGATTGAAATATTATGGCGATTATACCTTTGCCGGCTATCCGGGAGAGAAGGGGCTCCTTCATTCATATACCTACTGTTATGTGCGCGAGGGCGATGAGCTGTCTTTTGCCGGGTCATTGAATGAGAACAGGGGTTTTACTGTTTTTGATATCGACGCGGGCCGCGGGACGATTCTAATAAAAAAAGATTGTTCCGGCAGGGCTGTTACGGGACAATATCACGCCTTCAGCCTGTTCATGGCCAGGGGAAAGGAGGAAAAGGTTTTTAACGGCTATTTCGATGCCATGAAAATTCACGGGGATAAAGCGCCGCTCTGCACGGGCTGGACGAGCTGGTATAACTATTATACGGGCATAACCGAAAAGATCATCCTGGATAACCTTAATGCGTGCAGCACGGCTAAAATACCAATGGATATTTTTCAGATAGATGACGGCTACCAGAAGGCCGTGGGCGACTGGCTCGACATAAAGGATTCTTTTCCACGCGGAATGGGGCATATAGCCCGAAGCATACAGGACAGGGGATACCGGGCAGGGCTCTGGCTGGCCCCCTTTATCTGCGAGAGGAAATCCCTGATATTCAGGGAAAAAAGGCACTGGGTGCTCCGAGACGCGAAAGGGCGCCCCGTCGTGGCCGGGTTCAATCCCGGATGGAGCTACTATTTTTACGCCCTGGATATTTACCATGAAGAGGTGAGGGACTATCTTCGCCGTGTCTTTGATACGGTCTTCAACGCCTGGGGCTATGACATGGTTAAGCTGGATTTTCTTTACGCAGCGGCCCTGTGCCCTCCCCGGGATAAATCACGCGGCGAGGTTATGCACGACGGGATGAAATTCCTGCGTGAATGCGCCGGGGAAAAGCTGATATTGGGATGCGGTGTTCCCCTGGGTTCATCTTTCGGGCTGGTAGATTACTGCAGAATCGGGAGCGATGTGGCCCTGAAATGGGAGGATGCTCTTCTCAAAGGAATCCATTACCGCGAGCGGGTATCCACGATTAACTCTCTTGTCAGCACTATCGGCAGGCGACATTTAAACGAGAATGTTTTTCTCAATGATCCCGATGTGTTCATTCTTCGCGGTTTAAATAACAGGCTGGCTTCCGAAGAAAAATACACGCTCTTTGTTCTCAATAATCTTTTCGGCGGGCTCCTTTTTACGTCGGACAATGTGGGTGAATATAATGAAGAGGAAATGAACCGGTACCGCTCCATGTTTCCTTTTAAAAAGAAAAAAATGAAAAATGTTGATGTGAGCGATAGTCTTCTCAGGGCCGAGTTCTCCATCGATGAAAATGAATATATAGTCCTGTCAAACCTGTCCGATGAAGAAAGGCTTGCATGGCTTCCCGGCGGTATATATTTTACTGCGCGGGATGCCCGGGAAGACGGCGATTTTCTTGAAGGGGATGTTGATATTCTTCTCGATCCTCATACCACGCACTGCTACAAAAAAGTAAGGAACGGCGACTATACTGTTGCCGGCACTACCTGCCATATTTTCCCCGGCAGCGAGGTAAAAGGCCTCAAAGCAGGCAGGAGGGGTGTCGCCGTGGAAATGGACGGGAGGTTCTGTAACAAGGGAAATGCGTATATCACAGTGCCCGCTGAAGGGGAATACACGGTAAACGGAGCCGCATACCGTTCCTTTCCTGTTGCAGGTAATCTTTTCATGGTTAAGGTTCCGGTTCAGGGCTACTGA
- a CDS encoding MFS transporter has translation MASKMSMRDKITLLLLIFMSVFLFADQRIMSAILPELSKEYGINEQTLGFIGSAFTLVGAFVSIFFGYFTDKVSRKMLLVATVLVGEIPCLLTGMEFFTPNIESFTILRILTGIGIGGIYPISFSLISDYFHEEHRASASAWLGVSWALGMMLGPALAGYLTNTHGWRIAFILAAAPNFPLALMFALYAREPERGRTEAALEELIQQGVAYKQRISPGDFKIIFSNKTNIWTFLQGIPGTVPWGILGYWMILFLERTRGFSKEDATTTFLMLGVGATVGAILFAVIGEKLYRKNPRYMPILCGTGVLIGIVPAAYVVNADVTNPQGTALLMFYALAFIAGFLVAVPSANVKAILMNVNRPEHRGSVFAVFNITDNLGQGFGPAIGGMLISTGYLFMMNFSIAWWIPCGLIFFMVTRYITADRNALSVLMKERAREMKE, from the coding sequence ATGGCGTCAAAAATGTCAATGCGGGACAAAATCACCCTCCTCCTTCTGATCTTCATGTCAGTCTTTCTTTTTGCCGACCAGAGGATCATGTCGGCCATCCTGCCGGAACTATCGAAGGAATACGGCATAAACGAACAGACCCTGGGCTTTATCGGTTCAGCCTTTACACTTGTGGGGGCCTTTGTGAGCATCTTTTTCGGATACTTCACGGACAAGGTTTCGCGAAAAATGCTCCTGGTCGCCACGGTACTGGTGGGAGAGATCCCCTGTCTCCTTACGGGAATGGAGTTCTTCACACCCAACATCGAAAGTTTCACAATACTGCGCATTCTCACGGGCATCGGCATCGGCGGCATATATCCCATATCCTTTTCACTTATTTCCGACTATTTCCATGAAGAGCACCGCGCCTCGGCTTCGGCCTGGCTCGGCGTTTCCTGGGCCCTGGGCATGATGCTGGGGCCTGCATTGGCCGGGTATCTCACCAACACCCACGGATGGCGCATTGCCTTTATCCTGGCAGCGGCCCCTAACTTTCCCCTGGCCCTCATGTTCGCCCTCTATGCCCGTGAACCCGAGCGCGGAAGGACCGAAGCGGCGCTCGAAGAACTCATTCAGCAGGGCGTGGCCTACAAACAACGCATCAGCCCGGGTGACTTCAAAATAATTTTCAGCAACAAGACCAACATCTGGACCTTCCTCCAGGGAATTCCCGGCACCGTTCCCTGGGGTATCCTGGGTTACTGGATGATTCTCTTTCTCGAAAGAACCCGTGGATTTTCCAAGGAAGACGCCACGACGACGTTTCTCATGCTGGGCGTGGGCGCCACGGTTGGCGCCATACTCTTCGCCGTCATCGGCGAGAAGCTCTACAGGAAAAACCCGCGGTATATGCCCATACTGTGCGGGACCGGCGTCCTGATAGGCATAGTCCCGGCCGCCTACGTGGTCAACGCCGATGTCACCAATCCCCAGGGAACGGCGCTCCTGATGTTTTATGCCCTGGCCTTCATCGCCGGTTTCCTCGTGGCAGTCCCGTCAGCCAACGTGAAGGCCATACTCATGAATGTTAACCGTCCCGAGCACCGGGGTTCGGTCTTTGCCGTCTTCAACATCACGGACAACCTGGGCCAGGGATTCGGTCCGGCCATCGGCGGTATGCTCATTTCAACGGGATATCTCTTCATGATGAACTTTTCCATCGCCTGGTGGATTCCCTGCGGTCTCATCTTCTTCATGGTGACGCGCTACATCACCGCTGACAGAAACGCCCTGTCTGTTCTCATGAAGGAACGGGCCCGGGAGATGAAGGAATGA
- a CDS encoding glucohydrolase: MKKKEFLWWKHGIIYQIYPRSFCDSNGDGIGDIPGIISRLDYLQELGVDGIWLSPIYESPMHDFGYDISNYRAIDPVFGTRKDFITLVKEAHRRKIHVVMDLVLNHTSHLHPWFLESRSSRNNPKRDWYIWHDGKNGRRPNNWMAAFGGHAWEWDETTGQYYLHLFLKEQPDLNWRNPDMKKAMLGDIRYWLDLGVDGFRLDVINYIVKDRLFRNNPYWLHRTNPRRHDMQRHAYDRNQPETHEILKEFRRLLNEYGKTMSVGEIYPNEGVMEPETSAAYLGSGEDELHLTFDFSPIYARFRAGDFRDLLRRWYNAIPENGWPCHVLSNHDQSRSMTRLARGSKEKALVLAALHLTQRGTPFVYYGEEIGMRDGKISRRDLVDPVGRKYWPFHPGRDRGRTPMQWNRDTSGGFTSGKPWLPVNSDSEHINVQAQQNDEGSLLNAYRRLIALRRENEALYAGTWSDINGGRDILAYYRTGKSDRFFVALNFSKKERTLTVQEPSSWETAFATHRRTGEMISPSSYTMKPLEVLILKQLPDRH, translated from the coding sequence ATGAAGAAAAAAGAGTTTCTCTGGTGGAAACATGGCATCATTTACCAGATATATCCCCGTAGCTTCTGCGACTCCAACGGCGACGGTATCGGTGACATCCCGGGAATAATCTCCAGGCTCGATTACCTGCAGGAACTTGGCGTCGACGGCATCTGGTTGTCGCCCATCTATGAGTCGCCCATGCACGATTTCGGCTACGATATCAGCAACTACCGCGCTATCGATCCCGTATTCGGGACCAGGAAGGATTTTATCACCCTGGTCAAAGAGGCCCACCGGCGTAAAATCCATGTGGTCATGGACCTGGTACTGAACCACACTTCGCACCTGCATCCCTGGTTCCTGGAATCACGCTCCTCCAGGAACAACCCCAAACGGGACTGGTACATCTGGCACGACGGAAAAAACGGACGCAGGCCCAACAACTGGATGGCCGCCTTCGGCGGGCATGCCTGGGAATGGGATGAAACCACGGGCCAGTACTATCTCCATCTTTTCCTGAAGGAACAGCCCGATCTCAACTGGCGTAACCCCGACATGAAGAAGGCTATGTTAGGCGACATACGATACTGGCTCGATCTGGGCGTGGACGGCTTCCGCCTCGATGTCATCAACTATATCGTGAAGGACCGGCTTTTCAGAAATAATCCCTACTGGCTGCACCGCACCAATCCGCGGCGTCATGACATGCAACGCCACGCATACGACCGCAACCAGCCCGAGACCCATGAGATACTGAAGGAATTCCGTCGCCTTCTCAATGAATACGGAAAGACTATGTCCGTGGGCGAGATATATCCCAACGAGGGCGTCATGGAACCGGAGACCTCTGCCGCGTACCTGGGCAGCGGCGAAGACGAACTGCATCTCACCTTTGACTTTTCTCCCATCTATGCGCGCTTCAGGGCCGGGGATTTCAGGGATTTACTGAGACGCTGGTACAATGCCATCCCGGAAAATGGATGGCCATGCCATGTCCTCTCCAACCATGACCAGTCCAGGAGCATGACACGCCTGGCCCGTGGCTCGAAGGAGAAGGCCCTTGTCCTGGCAGCACTTCATCTGACACAGCGGGGAACGCCCTTCGTCTATTACGGCGAGGAGATAGGCATGCGTGACGGAAAAATAAGCCGCCGTGATCTGGTTGACCCCGTGGGCAGAAAGTACTGGCCCTTTCATCCCGGCAGGGACCGTGGCCGCACACCCATGCAGTGGAATAGAGACACGAGCGGCGGGTTTACTTCCGGAAAGCCCTGGCTGCCCGTCAACAGCGACAGCGAACACATCAACGTCCAGGCCCAGCAAAACGATGAAGGATCTCTGCTCAACGCGTATCGGCGCCTCATCGCGCTGCGCAGAGAGAATGAGGCCCTGTACGCCGGAACCTGGAGCGATATTAACGGGGGCCGCGACATACTGGCCTATTACCGGACCGGGAAATCGGACCGTTTTTTTGTCGCCCTCAATTTTTCGAAAAAGGAGAGAACCCTGACAGTACAGGAACCGTCATCCTGGGAAACCGCCTTTGCCACGCACCGGCGTACCGGGGAAATGATATCCCCCTCGTCATACACCATGAAACCCCTGGAAGTACTTATACTGAAACAACTTCCGGACAGGCATTGA
- a CDS encoding acyl-CoA dehydrogenase — protein MDQKCAGVYDNYFTESHEILRDSVKQFVKREIAPYVDQWEKDGMIPRELYKKAGDAGFFGIGFPEQYGGTECDIFYEVVFAEEINRCGSGGLVASLGSIGIGLPPIVNLGTEEQKQKYVPPALAGDKIAVLAITEPCGGSDVANIQTKAVKKGDKYIVNGSKTFITSGTRADIITALVRTGGPGAGGLSLLIIEKDFPGYSVSNKIEKMGWHASDTAELAFDDCEVPAENLLGAEGAGFIGAMLNFRKERLYLAIAAQITAELALEESIKYAKERMAFGKPISKFQVTRHKIAEMATLTEAAKAFNYRAAALIGNGVECYKEVCMAKNFATDVAHKVVNDAVQIHGGYGYCREYLVERLYRDERILSIGGGTHEIMNEVIAKRLEL, from the coding sequence ATGGATCAGAAGTGTGCGGGAGTGTATGATAATTATTTCACCGAATCTCATGAAATACTCAGGGACTCGGTAAAACAATTCGTGAAAAGGGAGATTGCACCCTATGTGGATCAGTGGGAGAAGGATGGCATGATTCCCCGTGAGCTCTATAAAAAAGCGGGCGATGCGGGATTCTTCGGCATCGGTTTTCCCGAGCAGTACGGCGGAACGGAGTGCGATATATTTTACGAGGTGGTTTTTGCCGAAGAGATCAACCGGTGCGGTTCAGGCGGTCTGGTGGCAAGCCTGGGCAGTATAGGCATCGGGCTTCCTCCCATCGTGAACCTGGGAACGGAAGAACAGAAACAGAAATATGTGCCGCCCGCTTTGGCCGGCGATAAAATTGCCGTGCTGGCCATAACCGAACCGTGCGGGGGCTCCGACGTGGCCAATATTCAGACAAAGGCCGTGAAAAAAGGGGATAAGTATATCGTCAATGGCTCCAAGACATTTATCACCAGTGGAACAAGGGCCGATATCATCACCGCGCTTGTCCGTACCGGCGGACCCGGGGCCGGGGGCTTAAGTCTCCTCATTATCGAAAAGGATTTCCCCGGATACAGTGTTTCTAATAAAATTGAAAAGATGGGGTGGCACGCCTCGGATACGGCTGAACTGGCCTTTGACGACTGCGAGGTTCCCGCTGAGAATCTCCTGGGTGCCGAGGGAGCGGGCTTTATCGGGGCCATGCTGAATTTCAGGAAAGAACGTCTGTACCTTGCCATCGCGGCCCAGATTACGGCCGAACTTGCCCTTGAGGAGTCCATTAAATACGCCAAAGAGAGGATGGCCTTCGGCAAACCCATTTCCAAGTTCCAGGTCACCCGGCATAAAATTGCCGAAATGGCCACGCTTACCGAGGCGGCGAAGGCCTTCAATTATCGTGCCGCGGCCCTCATTGGAAACGGTGTAGAGTGCTATAAAGAAGTATGCATGGCCAAGAATTTCGCCACGGATGTGGCCCACAAGGTGGTGAATGACGCGGTGCAGATTCATGGCGGGTACGGCTATTGCCGCGAGTACCTGGTGGAGCGACTGTACAGGGATGAGAGAATTCTCTCCATTGGCGGTGGAACTCATGAAATCATGAACGAGGTAATCGCCAAGCGCCTGGAACTGTAG
- a CDS encoding sad1-interacting factor 2, which produces MGTCIAYCIAKTFNFNDLRDYFIDNYRTTVYRDCIHVLKDPGEAFIFSFGVVVFWGLMHDTAQRLFDELEQFSNDTHGDDIMEEFSFSEGNEQLRIHEDHLYLTTGDVLEKIALSHGLAQTVKLAELEIMAQETIESTHHIPINIAKKGKTQLSRREIAMMRGKLFLVETDINLNFELLDTPEFFWEFPEVEYIYETTAKYLDVKPRIEILNKKLTIIRELLNMLADEMNHKHSAILEWIIIWLIAIEILLFLINEYGKFLK; this is translated from the coding sequence ATGGGTACGTGTATAGCCTATTGCATTGCCAAGACATTCAACTTTAATGATCTTCGCGATTATTTTATCGATAATTACCGTACAACCGTGTACCGTGATTGCATCCATGTCCTCAAAGATCCGGGAGAAGCCTTTATCTTTAGTTTCGGCGTCGTAGTGTTTTGGGGGCTCATGCACGACACGGCTCAGCGGCTTTTCGATGAGCTGGAACAGTTTTCAAACGATACCCACGGCGATGACATCATGGAGGAATTTTCCTTTTCGGAAGGAAACGAACAATTGCGGATTCATGAGGATCATCTCTATCTTACTACCGGCGATGTGCTGGAAAAGATCGCCTTATCCCACGGCCTGGCCCAGACGGTGAAACTGGCCGAACTGGAAATTATGGCCCAGGAAACCATTGAATCGACGCATCATATCCCCATCAATATAGCAAAAAAGGGAAAGACCCAGCTCAGTCGCAGGGAGATCGCCATGATGCGGGGGAAACTCTTTCTGGTTGAGACCGATATCAACCTCAATTTTGAGCTTCTGGATACGCCGGAATTTTTCTGGGAATTTCCCGAGGTGGAATATATTTATGAAACAACGGCAAAATATCTTGATGTCAAACCGCGCATTGAAATACTGAATAAAAAGCTCACTATAATACGTGAACTTCTCAACATGCTCGCCGATGAGATGAACCATAAACACTCGGCCATCCTGGAATGGATAATAATCTGGCTCATTGCCATCGAGATACTGCTGTTTCTCATAAATGAATATGGAAAATTTTTGAAATAG
- a CDS encoding RimK family alpha-L-glutamate ligase — MANYIVVNSRKSWQFNIPGAEVIEAREYFFNEQFVKMKDAKIFNLCKSYRYQATGYYVSLLATARGHRAFPDINTIQDMKAPIVVRLLAEDMESLIQRSFSHIQSDKFVLSIYFGKNVSKRYDKLSMSLYNVFQAPFLRVFFSQKNKKWKIQNIQVISINDIPEDHHSYIVDFATLYFSRRITHRKRKMPDPYDMAILVGPGEETAPSDEKALERFVWAADKVGFDVELIDKDTIHRIAEFDALFIREQTSVNHHTFRFSQRAWAEGIVVIDDPDSIIKCTNKVYLSEMLNHYHIPSPHTIVLNRESVDKVPAQMDFPVILKQPDSAYSQGVMKVNSPEEYYRTAGVLLEKSDLIIAQEYMRTDYDWRVGIINRKPLYVSKYFMAANHWQIVNWATDGKERHGMGETMAVEDAPRQVVETALRAANYIGDSLYGVDLKVVNNKCYVIEINDNPSIDFGIEDAVLKDELYMRIMQVFMKRVQSMKDRSWE; from the coding sequence ATGGCTAATTATATCGTCGTTAACTCGCGCAAAAGCTGGCAATTTAATATTCCCGGTGCGGAGGTTATTGAAGCGCGGGAATACTTTTTCAATGAACAATTCGTAAAAATGAAGGATGCCAAGATATTCAACCTGTGCAAATCGTACCGGTACCAGGCTACGGGATATTATGTTTCTCTCCTGGCCACGGCCCGCGGCCATCGGGCTTTTCCCGATATCAATACGATCCAGGATATGAAAGCGCCTATTGTGGTGCGGCTCCTGGCCGAGGACATGGAGAGCCTTATTCAGAGGTCATTTTCCCATATCCAGTCTGATAAATTTGTCCTGAGCATCTATTTTGGCAAAAATGTATCTAAACGCTACGATAAGCTGAGCATGAGTCTTTATAACGTGTTCCAGGCCCCCTTTCTCCGGGTCTTTTTCTCCCAGAAAAACAAAAAATGGAAGATTCAGAATATCCAGGTTATCTCGATTAATGACATACCTGAGGATCACCATAGCTATATTGTCGATTTTGCCACGCTTTATTTCTCGAGGCGGATAACGCACCGGAAGCGAAAAATGCCCGATCCCTATGATATGGCCATCCTGGTAGGTCCCGGTGAAGAGACGGCACCTTCGGACGAAAAGGCTCTGGAACGTTTTGTGTGGGCCGCGGACAAAGTCGGTTTTGACGTAGAGCTCATAGATAAGGATACGATCCACCGCATTGCCGAGTTTGACGCGCTCTTTATCCGTGAGCAGACCAGCGTCAATCACCATACCTTCAGGTTTTCACAGAGGGCCTGGGCCGAAGGTATTGTGGTCATCGATGATCCCGATTCCATAATCAAGTGCACGAATAAGGTCTATCTTTCGGAAATGCTGAATCATTACCACATTCCATCTCCTCATACGATCGTTTTGAACAGGGAAAGTGTTGACAAGGTCCCGGCCCAGATGGATTTTCCCGTCATACTCAAACAGCCCGACAGCGCCTATTCCCAGGGCGTCATGAAGGTCAATTCTCCCGAGGAATATTACCGGACCGCCGGGGTGCTTCTGGAAAAATCGGATCTCATCATCGCCCAGGAGTATATGAGGACCGATTATGACTGGCGCGTGGGGATCATCAACAGGAAGCCCCTGTACGTTTCGAAGTACTTTATGGCAGCGAATCACTGGCAGATCGTGAACTGGGCAACGGACGGAAAAGAGCGTCATGGGATGGGTGAGACCATGGCCGTGGAGGACGCACCGCGGCAGGTAGTGGAAACGGCCCTGCGGGCCGCCAATTATATCGGCGATAGTCTCTATGGCGTCGATCTCAAAGTGGTGAATAACAAGTGTTATGTAATTGAGATTAACGATAATCCCAGCATCGATTTCGGTATAGAGGACGCAGTCCTTAAGGATGAACTGTATATGAGAATAATGCAGGTCTTCATGAAGCGGGTGCAGAGCATGAAAGACAGGAGCTGGGAATGA
- a CDS encoding glutamate--cysteine ligase — protein sequence MSHEQLRLFDGFGIEVEYMIVHRETLKVLPVTDWLLKEVSGAYNNEVEMGDLGWSNELVMHVVELKTSGTVPTLGGLHISFMKDIRRINDLLDGIEGMLMPTGMHPLMDPARETVLWKHDNSPIYDRYNAIFNCSGHGWANLQSVHINLPFGSDDEFGRLHAAIRLVLPMIPAIAASSPIVEGRVTGMADSRLEVYRHNQNKIPEIAGDVIPEQVFSRKEYEDVIFRKIFSAIAPHDPEGILRYEWLNSRGCIARFERDAIEIRLMDVQESPVMDLAVISFIVAIIRALVNGEMLSYDEQKKIPTVILKNVMVEAIRDGSRAVMGGGYPELFGYEREKCDAAALLRYLLDQETVAKWIPGEYRGGIDIILEQGTLSERIVRALKGQASQSSIRDVYSGLAECLRVGMAFLP from the coding sequence ATGAGCCATGAGCAACTGCGCCTTTTTGATGGATTTGGCATTGAAGTCGAATATATGATCGTTCACCGGGAAACGCTGAAGGTCCTTCCCGTAACTGACTGGCTTCTGAAAGAGGTATCCGGCGCTTATAACAACGAAGTCGAAATGGGAGACCTTGGGTGGTCTAACGAGTTGGTGATGCACGTGGTGGAACTGAAGACCAGCGGGACCGTTCCAACTCTCGGGGGCCTCCATATTTCTTTTATGAAGGACATACGACGGATAAACGATCTCCTGGACGGGATAGAAGGGATGCTTATGCCCACGGGAATGCATCCGCTCATGGACCCCGCCAGGGAAACGGTTTTGTGGAAGCATGACAACAGTCCCATATACGACCGGTATAATGCCATATTCAACTGCAGCGGACATGGCTGGGCGAATCTGCAGAGTGTCCATATAAATCTTCCCTTCGGCAGCGATGATGAATTCGGACGGCTGCACGCGGCAATCCGTCTGGTGCTTCCCATGATACCGGCTATCGCAGCAAGCTCTCCCATCGTGGAAGGAAGGGTGACGGGTATGGCGGATTCCCGCCTGGAAGTATACCGTCATAACCAGAATAAAATCCCCGAGATTGCCGGTGATGTCATACCCGAGCAGGTATTTTCCAGGAAAGAATACGAGGATGTTATTTTCAGAAAAATATTTTCCGCCATTGCTCCCCACGATCCTGAGGGGATTCTCCGCTACGAGTGGCTCAACTCCCGGGGGTGCATAGCCCGTTTTGAACGTGACGCCATAGAAATACGCCTCATGGATGTTCAGGAAAGTCCTGTTATGGATTTGGCGGTTATATCCTTTATAGTCGCCATCATACGGGCCCTGGTAAACGGGGAAATGCTGTCGTATGATGAACAGAAAAAGATTCCCACGGTAATACTGAAAAACGTAATGGTGGAAGCAATCAGGGACGGGAGCCGTGCAGTGATGGGAGGCGGGTATCCTGAACTTTTTGGGTATGAACGGGAGAAATGTGATGCTGCCGCACTGCTGCGGTATCTGCTGGATCAGGAAACAGTGGCGAAATGGATTCCCGGGGAATACCGCGGCGGCATAGATATCATTCTGGAGCAGGGTACCCTGTCGGAGCGGATCGTGAGGGCCCTGAAGGGGCAGGCGTCACAATCATCAATCAGGGATGTCTATAGCGGGCTTGCGGAGTGTCTTCGGGTGGGAATGGCGTTTCTCCCGTGA